The Pollutimonas sp. M17 sequence GCAGCGCGGCGCAAGGGTTTCCGGGTCCAGGTCCAGCTCCACCGTATCGCCGGGCATCAGGCGCAGCGACCCTTCCGACAGCGAGTGAGGCAGCCTGATCGGGACGACGCCCATGCCGATGAGGTTGGAGCGATGTATGCGTTCGAAGCTCAGCGCCAGCACGGCGCGTACTCCAAGCAGGCGCAAGACCTTGGCGGCCCAGTCGCGCGAAGACCCCGTGCCGTAGCGTTCTCCGGCAATCAACACCGTGGACTGGCCGGCCTGCCGGTAAAGGTCGGCAACCTCGTGCAGCGGCCGCATCTGGCCGCTTGGACTGTGCAGCGTATGGCCCACCGGACATGATGGACACAGCAGGTTCTTCAGAGCGCGGCTATGGAAGGCGCCGCGCAGCATGACTTTCCAGTTGCCCCGGCGCGCCGCGAAGACATTCAGGTCACGGCGGTCTTCGCCCCGGTCCGCCAGATAGTCGGCCACGAAGCTGTTTGACGGTATGGCGCTGGCGGGCGAAATATGATCGGTGGTCACGTCGTCGCCCACGATCATCAAAGGGTAGGCCGTATAGCGCCCCAGGAGGCTTTGATCGCGCATGGCGGCAAAGGGAGGCGGCTGCAGGTAGTTCGAGTCCTCGTTCCAGGGAAAAAGCACGCCTTGCGGCGCTTCCAGGTGATCCCACAAGGGATTGTGCGAGGCGTGCCGGAATGCGGATGCGTAATCCGCGGGATCCTGGGAAAGCCGCAGCGCGTCGGACACCTCTTGTTCGGAAGGCCATATGTCCTTCAGGTGGATTTCCCGCCCGTCATCGGTGACCTGCACGGCTTGCTCGCGCAGGTCGACCCTGGCGTCGCCGTGCAGCGCGAAGGCCACGACCAGCGCGGGGGACATCAGGAAGCCCAGGTCCAGGTCCGGATGGACGCGCCCCGGGAAGTTGCGGTTGCCCGACAGGATGGCGACGGGCCTGGCCTGGTTCAGTTCCATGGCCTGCTGCACCGCCGGAAGCAGTTGTCCCGAGTTTCCGATGCAGGTGGTACAGCCATAGCCGACGATGTCGAAGCCCAGCGCATGCAGGTCGGGCAACAGGCCGGCCCGCTCCAGATACCGGGCGGCGGCCGGCGATCCCGGCGCCAGCGATGTCTTGACCCAGCCGGGCACCTTCAGGCCTTGCTGGCGCGCTTTTCGCGCCAGCAGGCCGGCGGCGATCAGCAGGCGGGGATCCGAGGTGTTGGTGCAGCTGGTGATGGCCGCCAGTCCCACGGGATATCTGGGCAGGCCCGGTGCCGCGTCGGGGGCGAACTCGTGTTCGATTTCGTCCAGCGCCCGGGCGGTCCCGGAGTAATCGCGGCGATCCTGCGGGCGCCGGGGGCCCGCGACGGAAATGCCGATATCCCCCAGGTCGATTTCTATGGCCTGCGTACATCGGGGCCGGCGCTCGGGATCGAACCACAAGCCCATTTGCCTGACATAGCTTTCCACCTGCCGGATGTGCGTTTCGCTTCGGCCGGTCATGCGCAGGTAATCCAGCGTATTCCCGTCGACGGCGAAATAGCCTGTGGTCGCGCCGTACTCGGGCGCCATGTTGGCGATCACGGCGCGGTCGCCGGCGCTCAGGGTGGAGACGCCCGGGCCATGGAACTCGACGAATTCGCCCGCCACGCCCAGCTGGCGCAAGCGCTCGGTGACCGTCAGGGCGATGTCGGTGGCTTGCGTCACCTCGTTCCGGGTGCCGACCAGGCGCACGCCGATGACGTCGGGAATGCGCAGCATGGTGGGCATGCCGAACATCACGGTCTGTGCTTCCAGGCCGCCCACGCCCCAGCCCAGCACGCCGATGCCGTTGATCATGGGGGTGTGGCTGTCGGTGCCCAGCAGCATGTCGGGGAAGATCCATGCATCGCCGTCCTTTTGCTGCGTGGCCACCACGGTGGCCAACTGCTCCAGGTTGATGGTATGCATGATGCCGGTGCCGGGCGGATTGATATGGACCGTGGGCAGGGCCGACGACGCCCAGCGCAGGAAGCGGTAGCGTTCCGCATTGCGCCGGATCTCGTGCTCCATGTTCCGCTCCACCGCATCGGCTTGGCCGAAGGCCTCGACCGCCAGCGAGTGGTCGATGGATACGTCCACCGGCAGGGAGGGCGTAAGCACGGAGGGGTCGGCGCCTTCGCGCGCCAGGTAATCGCGCATGGCCGCGATATCGACCAGCGCCGGCGTGCTGGTCGTATCGTGCATCAGCACCCGGTTCGGCAGGAAGGGCACCTCGGCGGTGCTGCGGCCCTGATCCAGCCAGCCCAGTATCGCGGCCGCCGCCTGCTCGCGCTCCTCGCCCCGCGTGGTGCGCAACACGTTTTCGAGCAGCAGCAGGAGGACGGTCGGCAGGCGCGCGAGCGAGGCCTGGTCGATGCTGCCGAAGTCGACCGCCCTGTAGGCGTTCCCTTCAATGTCGAGCTGCTGCTGATAACGGGCGGGTGTGGTGTGCATGATGATGGTATGGCGGCGTGTATGGGTGGACCTGGAGCGCTGCGGCGCTTACTCGATCTTGATGCCGGCGTCCTTGATGATCCGGCCGAAGAGTTCAGACTGTTCGCTGCGGAAGGTGCCGAACTCGGCGGGGGTCATGGGCGCCGGCTGCGCACCCTGGTTTTCCAGCGTCTTGATGACCTCGGGGTCGTTCAATGCTTTCACCGTGGCCGCATTGAGCGTGTCGATGATCGCGTCGGACGTGCCGCCGGTGGTGAAGAGGCCGAACCAGTTCACCAGCACGAAATCCTTCAGGCCCGGAACGCTGCTGATGGGCGGAACATCGGGAAACGCGCTCATGGGCTTGTCCGATGAAACGCCCACGGCCTTGACCTTGCCGGCCTGTATGAAGGGCAGCAGGGCGGCGCCGCTGGCGAACGTGGCGCTGACCTGCCCGCCCGCGACATCGGCCACGGCCTGGGCCGATCCCTTGTAGGGCACGTGCAGAATCTCGGTGCCGGCCAGCTTGTTGAACAGTTCGCCCGAAATGTTCTGGATGTTGCCCATGCCGCTGGACGAGTAGGACATGTCGCGGCTGTTCTTCTTGGCGTAGTCGACGAACTCCGCCAGGTTATCGACCGGGAGCTTGTTGTTGATCGCCAGTATGTTCGGGATCTTGGCGACCAGGGATACCGGCGCCAGGTCGGTGGCCGGGTCGTAGGACATCTTCTTGTACAGGTGCGGATTGATGGCCACCTCGCCGGAGCTGGCCAGCAGCAGCGTCAGTCCGTTGGGCTTGGCGCTGGCCACGTAGCCGGCGCCTATCATGCCGCTGGCGCCGGGCTTGTTCTCGACGACGACCGATTGCTTCAGTTCGACCGCCAGGCTCTTGGCCAGGATGCGTCCGACCACGTCCACGCCGCCGCCGGCCGGAAAGGGCACGATCAGCGTGACGGGGCCGTCCGGATAGGCGCCGGACTGGGCGGGCGCCAGGCCGGGGGCGGCGGCGAGGATGCAGCCGGCCATGGCGGCTGCGAGGAGTTTGCGTTTGGCGAAATCTGTGTGTTTCATGGTTGGTTTCCCGAAATCGTTGCGATTCGATGTTGGATAGAATGTGGGGTCAGCTGAGCGCGTAGGTTTTCCTGCCCGGAACGTCCAGGTCGACGGCGAGTATCGACGCGGTTTCCGAGTCGGTGATGAACAGGGTCTTGTTGTCTTTTCCGCCGAAGGCGCAATTGCTGGTCAGAATGCCCTTGGGCGAACGGATGCGCAGGAGGGGTTCGCCCAGGCGGCTGAACTTCCAGACGCTTCCCATGCCCATGTGGCAGACCAGCAGGTTGTCGTCCTCGTCCAGCGCCAGTCCGTCCGGCCCAGCCAGCCCGCCCGACATCTGGATGAAGGTGCCCGATTTCGACACATTGCCGTCGGGGAAGAAGCGCACGCGCCAGATGGCGTTGGCCCGAGTGACGGCCAGCAGCAGGTCTGTCTCGGCGGCGTTGAAGGTCAGGCCGTTGGGGCTGGGAATGTTGTTCAGCAGGCAGTCCAGCTTGCCGCCGGCGCTCAGCCGGAACAGCCGCCCATTGGGTGACTGCAAGCCGCTCTGGCCCTGGTCGGTGAAATACAGGTCGCCGTTCGATGTGAAATGAAGGTCGTTGACGCCCCGGAAACGCTCGAACATGGGACGCGTGAAGTAAGGCTCGATGCGGCCGTTGTGGGGATCGAGCACCATGATGCCATGACGGTAGTCGGCGATGAAGATGCGGCCGTCCCGGTGGATCTTCAGGCCGTTGGGTTCGCCGTCGTATTGCACGACTTGGTGGAATTCGCCTTGCGGATTTATGCGGAATATCCGCCCATAGGCCACGTCGACGCAGTAAAGATTCCCTTCCCTGTCGAACGAGGGGCCTTCAAAGAAGGCCGGCAACTGGCGGCCTTTGTGCTGCTGTTGCAGCCAGTAGGATTGCCGCGCGTCGCCTTCGAGCTCCTTGGGCAAAGTGGCGAAGACGCGCGCGGTGGTTTCGGGAGGGGCGGCAAACATGGCTATTACCTCGGCTGGGTTTGTGTGGTTCGGGTGTCTGGGGTGAGGGCGCGAGTACGTCAGTCGGCGGCGGGAGCCACCGTGGCCTCGCCCTGGCCGCTGTCCTGCAGCGCTTGCGCCACGAAGCCGCTGGCTTTCATCTCTTCGATGAAGGATTGCAGGTAGGCATGCGCCGCCTTGTTCCTGACGGGCGTGGCCATGGCCTGCCGGATGGCGGTGAAGTAGCCGGGCAGCACCTTCAGTCCGGGATGCTGCCGAGCCGCGGCTTCCAGCGGTTGCCGCACGCCGGCGGCGGCGTCCAGCCCCTGCTCCAGGAACAGGTCCACCGCGCCCGCCGAGGTGGCGGCCCGTTCGATGGCGGCATGCTTGAGCTCGCGGCTTAGGAACAGGTCGTAGGCCGCGCCTTTGCCGACCGCGATGCGCAGGCCATCGGCGTCGACATCGTCCAGCGTACTCAGGCCGCTGTCTTCCTTGACCAGGTAGGTGCCTTCGATGATGACGTAGGGCGACGTGAACATGACCTCTTCGGCTCTCAGGGGATCGATGGCCAGGAAGCCGATATCCCAGATGTCGTCCTTGGCGGCATCGACCACTTTGCCCGCCGCGGGGAAGGCGACGATTTCCAGTTCGGCGTCCAGGCGCTGGGCCAGGGCCTTGGCCAGGGCAACCGATACGCCCTGGGGCTGGCCGGCGGCGTTCTTCTGGGCCAGTACCGGATTGCCGTAATTGATGGCCGCCCGCAGTTTGCCGGTGGACAGCAGTGCCTTGCGGGCGTCGGATGGATTCGTGCTCATGGGGAAGTTCCTGGTTGAATGGTGGATGTTGGTTTCTTCAGCCGCCCGCGGGGGCGGACCGCTGCTGCTTCAGGCGTGCCAGCAAGGCCTGCCTGATGTGGCTGCGCGCCTCTTGTTCGGCGCGGTCCGCATCGCGTGCCGCGATGGCGTCGAACAGCGTCATGTGTTCCTGGTAGGCCAGGGCGGGCCGGCCGGTATGCGCCAGCGTGCTCTGGCCCAGCAGGGCGGTGGAATCGATCAGGTTGTTGATGGCCTTGATCAGGAACTGGTTATGCGAGGCGGCATAAATGGCCTGATGAAAGTCGTAATTCGATTTGATCGGGTCCGCGCCGTTCCTGCTGTCGTCCAGTATGGCGCGCATATTGTCGATTTCGATGTCGTCGGCGTGCTTGGCCGCAAAGCGCGCCGCCCCGCCCTCAAGTATTTCGCGCAGGGAATACAGCTGCGTGATGGACTGCTGGTCCAGCGTCGTGATGAGCAGGCCCTTGCGCGGCTGGTGAGTGAGCAGGCCTTCGTCCTCGAGGCGCTTGAGCGCCTCGCGCACGGGGGTCCGGCTCATGCCCAGGCGCTCGGAAAGCTCGACTTCGCGCAGCCTGTCGTCCGGGCCGAATTCGCCCGAGACGATGCGTTGCTTCAGTTCGATATAGGCCTGGGCGGCCTGCGAGTTACTTTTCTTGATAGGCATGGGGCGCGTCGCTTGCGGATTGAAACACCACGATTATCGGGCCGCTCGCTCGAGCAGGTGCTCCATGGACGCCTTCTCGACTTCGACGCCGCTGGTTTGCGCCAGCCGGTACTTGTCCAGCTCCAGCTCGCCGGGCACGATGACGGGCATGGCGGGGTCGGCGGCCGGCGTATCGTGCAGGATGCCGCGGAAGTCCTCCATCCTTTCCCGGAGCCAGTCGGCGCCGCCCAGGCGCGCCGTGTCGATCAGCAGGAAGAAGTGGCCCAGGTCCTGAGGCGCTTCGGGGTTGTCGACCCAGGACTGGATGCGGGTCAGGTAGGACGCGCCCGACAGCAGGCCGGCCAGCAGGTCGACGACCAGGGCCAGCCCATAGCCCTTGTGGCCGCCGATGGCCATCAGAAAGCCGCTCAATGCCGCCTTGGGGTCGGTCGTGGGACGGCCTTCCTTGTCGGTCGCCCATGTGGAGGGGATGGCGGCGCCCTGCTGCAGCGCCTGCCGGATCTTGGCCCGGGCCACCACGCTTAGCGCCATGTCCAGCAGGAAGGGATCGCCGCCGGGGTTGGGAATGCCGAAGCCCAGCGGGCTGTTGCCCAGCCGCGCCTCGCGACCGCCCCATG is a genomic window containing:
- the acnA gene encoding aconitate hydratase AcnA — its product is MHTTPARYQQQLDIEGNAYRAVDFGSIDQASLARLPTVLLLLLENVLRTTRGEEREQAAAAILGWLDQGRSTAEVPFLPNRVLMHDTTSTPALVDIAAMRDYLAREGADPSVLTPSLPVDVSIDHSLAVEAFGQADAVERNMEHEIRRNAERYRFLRWASSALPTVHINPPGTGIMHTINLEQLATVVATQQKDGDAWIFPDMLLGTDSHTPMINGIGVLGWGVGGLEAQTVMFGMPTMLRIPDVIGVRLVGTRNEVTQATDIALTVTERLRQLGVAGEFVEFHGPGVSTLSAGDRAVIANMAPEYGATTGYFAVDGNTLDYLRMTGRSETHIRQVESYVRQMGLWFDPERRPRCTQAIEIDLGDIGISVAGPRRPQDRRDYSGTARALDEIEHEFAPDAAPGLPRYPVGLAAITSCTNTSDPRLLIAAGLLARKARQQGLKVPGWVKTSLAPGSPAAARYLERAGLLPDLHALGFDIVGYGCTTCIGNSGQLLPAVQQAMELNQARPVAILSGNRNFPGRVHPDLDLGFLMSPALVVAFALHGDARVDLREQAVQVTDDGREIHLKDIWPSEQEVSDALRLSQDPADYASAFRHASHNPLWDHLEAPQGVLFPWNEDSNYLQPPPFAAMRDQSLLGRYTAYPLMIVGDDVTTDHISPASAIPSNSFVADYLADRGEDRRDLNVFAARRGNWKVMLRGAFHSRALKNLLCPSCPVGHTLHSPSGQMRPLHEVADLYRQAGQSTVLIAGERYGTGSSRDWAAKVLRLLGVRAVLALSFERIHRSNLIGMGVVPIRLPHSLSEGSLRLMPGDTVELDLDPETLAPRCAVQVLLRRVDGRTETIAATAAVETMLERDFLRIGGVMPMILDRSVKGAA
- a CDS encoding Bug family tripartite tricarboxylate transporter substrate binding protein, with the protein product MKHTDFAKRKLLAAAMAGCILAAAPGLAPAQSGAYPDGPVTLIVPFPAGGGVDVVGRILAKSLAVELKQSVVVENKPGASGMIGAGYVASAKPNGLTLLLASSGEVAINPHLYKKMSYDPATDLAPVSLVAKIPNILAINNKLPVDNLAEFVDYAKKNSRDMSYSSSGMGNIQNISGELFNKLAGTEILHVPYKGSAQAVADVAGGQVSATFASGAALLPFIQAGKVKAVGVSSDKPMSAFPDVPPISSVPGLKDFVLVNWFGLFTTGGTSDAIIDTLNAATVKALNDPEVIKTLENQGAQPAPMTPAEFGTFRSEQSELFGRIIKDAGIKIE
- a CDS encoding SMP-30/gluconolactonase/LRE family protein — encoded protein: MFAAPPETTARVFATLPKELEGDARQSYWLQQQHKGRQLPAFFEGPSFDREGNLYCVDVAYGRIFRINPQGEFHQVVQYDGEPNGLKIHRDGRIFIADYRHGIMVLDPHNGRIEPYFTRPMFERFRGVNDLHFTSNGDLYFTDQGQSGLQSPNGRLFRLSAGGKLDCLLNNIPSPNGLTFNAAETDLLLAVTRANAIWRVRFFPDGNVSKSGTFIQMSGGLAGPDGLALDEDDNLLVCHMGMGSVWKFSRLGEPLLRIRSPKGILTSNCAFGGKDNKTLFITDSETASILAVDLDVPGRKTYALS
- a CDS encoding ABC transporter substrate-binding protein codes for the protein MSTNPSDARKALLSTGKLRAAINYGNPVLAQKNAAGQPQGVSVALAKALAQRLDAELEIVAFPAAGKVVDAAKDDIWDIGFLAIDPLRAEEVMFTSPYVIIEGTYLVKEDSGLSTLDDVDADGLRIAVGKGAAYDLFLSRELKHAAIERAATSAGAVDLFLEQGLDAAAGVRQPLEAAARQHPGLKVLPGYFTAIRQAMATPVRNKAAHAYLQSFIEEMKASGFVAQALQDSGQGEATVAPAAD
- a CDS encoding GntR family transcriptional regulator — its product is MPIKKSNSQAAQAYIELKQRIVSGEFGPDDRLREVELSERLGMSRTPVREALKRLEDEGLLTHQPRKGLLITTLDQQSITQLYSLREILEGGAARFAAKHADDIEIDNMRAILDDSRNGADPIKSNYDFHQAIYAASHNQFLIKAINNLIDSTALLGQSTLAHTGRPALAYQEHMTLFDAIAARDADRAEQEARSHIRQALLARLKQQRSAPAGG
- a CDS encoding Ldh family oxidoreductase, with amino-acid sequence MTLERVEQSRLTEITVKALQTYGLSEPDARSTAEILVLADMFGLHTHGVSRVESYGERLDLGGIKASAEMKIEKSALAISKLDGDNGIGPLVGQTALKEAMALAQQTGVGVVFARGSNHFGPISPYAFLAAQQGYASFICSNATTTIAPWGGREARLGNSPLGFGIPNPGGDPFLLDMALSVVARAKIRQALQQGAAIPSTWATDKEGRPTTDPKAALSGFLMAIGGHKGYGLALVVDLLAGLLSGASYLTRIQSWVDNPEAPQDLGHFFLLIDTARLGGADWLRERMEDFRGILHDTPAADPAMPVIVPGELELDKYRLAQTSGVEVEKASMEHLLERAAR